From the Sandaracinaceae bacterium genome, the window AGTACCATCGGCGTTTTCTTGCCGGGCCAGAAGAGGTCGCCCCGGCTCCCGACCTTCGCGAGCTCTGGCACCAGCAACAGGTTGGGCAGCCGCTGAAGCTGAAGGCGACGTTCACCGACGGCGCCGAGTTCGTCGTCATGCTTCGTCAGCAGTTCGGCCAAATCCATGTGTCGACCGAACCGCTCCCGGCCGGCCTCACCGCCGCCAAGGCGACGGCCTACCTCGGTCAGCCCGTGGCCTTCATTCCCGGCCTCGTGGGGGTTCTCGTGGAGGAGCCCTTCGCCACGCTCGCGCGGCGAAACTCCCTCGCGACACAGGGGCGCTATAGCGAGATCTTTCGAAGCAGCCTGGTGCAGCTTCGGGAGCGCGATTCGGACGCCGTCGCGAAGATCAATGAATCGCTCGGTGACCTCTTCGGCATCACGGTGACGCAGATCATCTTCGACATGGACACCGACGAGCACGTCACGGTGCGCTACAAGCAGGATGGGGTTGAGTACGACGTCGTATCTTCCGGCTCGGGGCTTCAGCAGATCATCCAGGTCCTGACCTACCTGTATCTCGCGAAGCCCAAGTTCCTTCTGATCGACGAGCCAGACGCCCACCTGCACAGCAAGCTCCAGGCGAGACTCGGCGCCGTTCTGCGCCAGGTTGCCAAGGACCTGGACGCGCAGCTGTTCGTCAGCACGCATTCGGTCGATCTGGCCGACACGTTCCAGACCGACCAGGTCATGGTCGTTGATCGCGGCAAGGACAGGATCGCGGCGCTCGGGAACCAATCCGGTCTCGTTGAGCACCTCGTCGACGCGGGGGTTGTGGACGTCTCTTCGCTCTCGCGCATCCTCGCCTCGCGTCGGCTGGTTGTGATCGAGGACAAGGACCAGACGGTGCTCAAGGCGATCGACAAGACCATTGGGAGCCCTCTGTACTCATCAAGCAGCAGCAGCTACGTGCTGCCCGCGAAGGGGGTGAGCAACTTCCGGGCGATTGGTGACCTCGGGCGTGTCTTGAGTGGTCTCACGGGGACGCCGTTCGAGATTGTCTTCGTGCAGGATCGGGATGGGATGCCGGACTTCATGGAGGAGCAGTTCTTGGAGTCCCAGTCCCAGGACGGTGTGGCTCCGCGGGTGCTCGGGCGACACGAGATCGAGAGCTACCTGATCGATCCAGGACTGATCGCTGCGGCTCGAGACCGTGTTGGGTTGCCGCTGGAGGCTGCTGACGCCGAGTCGGCCATCCTCGCTGCTGCGGACGACCTGAAGGCGGAGGCGCGGCGCATGGCTCGCGAAACGGCGCGAGGCATTAACAGGCATCTTGATGACGGAAAGAAGTGGAAGGATGCGCAGCTGGAGATCGACGTGGACAGGTGGTTCGACGGCCTCGACCTCCGAAGCCTCGATGTTGTTCGGACCGTGTTCCCGGGGAAGGAACTCCTCAAGGAGACACTGAAGAGGGTGAACGACGGCGCCGCGAAGCAGGTGACACGAGGAACGCTGATCGCCGCGCTGGATGCGGGCGTCATTCCCGACACGCTGAAGGACTTCCTTTCGAAGCTTGCATGACGGGCCGGGCGGTTCTCGCGTCACGTCCGAGATCGGCACCGTGGTCTGATTGCCCTGCTACGCACGTAGTGGCACTCAGGCGGCCTTGACCTCGTCCCACACCAGCGGGGCTGCCCTCAATAGGGCGCCCAGCGCGCCCCCGCAGTACGCCCCCGCCGTAGTCGCGGCGTCCAGTAGTGCGAGCGTGTCGACCCACACGGCCGAATAGCCGCCGTCGCGACGTCGGGCCCTCGTGGCCGAACACCTTCCCGAAGTCCTGGGAAGCGTTCGGGAACGAAATTCGATCGTCGCCCGTGTCCGCGCCTCGCGTCGCGATTGGCAGCGGCGCTGCACTCGGAGCGGTCACCATCGGCGATGAAGCTGAGCAGTCCTCGCGCGCCGTCTCGGCCCGCGCGGACTTCGTTGCACGCCCAGCCTCATCCGGCCCGCCTGCTTTGCCACGAATCTCGGACCTGCCGCGCGGCCTTCTTGCTCAGGAAGCGCTCGCGGAAGCGCCGGGCTAGCTAGGTGATGCCGTTGCCCAACCCTTCGATGGCGGGAGCCAACGTATCTCCGGCCAGCTTCAGCAAGTGGACTGGCAGCGCTCGGATAGGGCCACGCAGCTGCAGCTGTTGCGCCTTTCTAGCCGACAAAGCGCCATGGGCAGTCATGTTGCGCAGAGCACACGCGAGCCGGATCTGGTCCTCCCATCCCTCGATCGAAGTCGGGGATCGTGCCCAACGCAGGAATACCTCGCGATCCCAACTGCTCAGCCCCAGGAACTCGGAGAGCCGCTCCCCGCCTGGATCATCCGGGGACCCGGAAACCCATCGCCCGAGTTGCTCTTCACCCCGAGTTGCTCCGCGGGGCATCGGAAGGCGCGGCGGCCCTGTGTGCACGAGGTGCGCTGCGCGGGAAGCCAGCTTACTCAGGTAGTCCTTCGGTCGACCGAAGCGGCCACGCAGGAACACCTCCAACCCACCCACAGCCATGACCAAACGCCACTGAAGTCCGCGAACGAAGTCGAGTCTGGAGGGGGTCTCCCGTGGGGACCCACGGCCGATCGCGGGGTTCTCGTCCTGGACGGACGCCCTCAGGAGCGCATAGCCTTTTGACATCGAGTAGAGACGATGGTCGACCGCAGAGTTGCCCTCGCCTAGCGCCGAGCCAATCGCCTCAAGCGGGGCATCGTCTCTAAGGCCGCCGCGTTCGTCCCAATACGGCTCCACGAGGCGGCACCAGGCTCCCCAAGTCTTTGTGGTCATCGCCGTAGGCTACCTCGTATGTGGTGGCTGGCGGAGGTGCCAGGCAAGAAGCCAGACCGCGTCTCGGTCCAGACAAGAGGGGCGACCTTCAACAGCGCGCCCACCGCGCCCGCGCAATCGGCACGAAGGCCTGCGCCAATGGACCAGGCTCTTCTGCGCTTCCGGCGGGGTGGGCGCTCCTGCGATCCACGCGCCCCGGTTGCGTCTTCGCCGTGAGGAGCCCGATGCTTCTGCCCCGTGTGAGCGAACCAAGCGGGCTTGTCACGCGACGGGTGTGCGCAGGCCGACAGCAGGAAGGGCGGGCCTGGCGGTGGCGTTCGCTCACCTCGGCAGGACCTGGCGCAGCTCTTCGCTCAACGCTCGGCAGGTCTCGCGCGATGATCGCTCTTCGCCTCCCCAGCGACGCGAGCGGACGTAGTAGAGGAGAAAGCGCGCCGCGTCCGGGTCGAAGCGCTCCTCGCGTGCGGCCTTCACCATCGCCCGAAGCACGAGCTCCTGGCCGTGCGCGTGGGAGGCGAGCTCGATGAAGCCTGACCCTCGACGGCCGAAGCGCGCTCCCGCTCGAACGACGGCGCCGAGGTACACGCGGGGAAACTGCCTCCTGTGCTCGATGACGCGGCAGGCGAACTCGGAGCGCTCGCTGAGCTCCTGGCTGGCCTCGTCGAGCGCCTCGATCATCCACGGGGTGACGGGGCCGCGCGCGGGCAGGGCGGTGGACGCCCGCGCGAGGAGCTTCTGGCGCTCGGCGTGGAGCGGGTTGAGCGCGTCGACGTCCCCCTCCGCTCGCGCGGACGCGATGCGCCCCTGGACAGCTCGGTACTCCTTCTCGTAGCCGAGCCATGTTTCGAGTGAGACCGGCATCGGGGTCGACGACAGCGTACATCGCTCGAATGCGCGCGGTGCTGCAGGTCGTTCGTCAACAGTGTCAGGCGACGACCGCGCCCCCGTCAGTCCAGGGACGGCTCGAGCCCGGGTCCATCACGCGAGCAAGGGACCGTCGAAGCATCAACCGCCGGCGAACTTGCGCGCGAGCGCGGGGTACTTCTCGTTCACCGACTCCTCATCCCACGGCTTGCCGGCGGGCTCGGCGGGTTGCCTCCCCTCGTAGATCGGTAGCTCGTCGTGGACGAGGCTCTCGTAGGCCTCCATCGCCGCGTACATCAGCTGCTCATTGCTGAAGTCGACACCGCGGGCGGGCTGCGAGGCGAGCGTCTCCGGATCGCGCACGGCGTCCTCGTAGACCTTCCGGCCCAGACCGATCAGCCCCGAGCGAAAGTCGATGAACCCGTCGTCGCTGCAGCCGCCTTCGATGATGTAGGCCGCTGCCCAGAGGTCCCACGTGTAAGCCGCGGCGTGGAGACGCCGGAAGATCTGGTCGAACTCTGCGACCTCCGTCGCCGGTAGCTCGGCGAGCAGCTCCACGAGGATGGCGCCCTGTTGATCGGTCGGATCCGTGCTCGACGGTTTGCATCGCGCCCGAGACGCGTCGATCAGCTCCCAGAACTTCGGTTCGTCCATGCCTGTCTCCCGATGTCGCGGCGAGCTTCGCGAGGCACGGACGAGGTGTCAACGACGGCGGAGATCGACCTCCTTCGGCATTTCGTACTACGCGATGGGCTACTCCTACTTGTCGGCTCTGCGGCCGCAGCAACGGCGACGCCACCCTCGCCGACGACGCCTACCAGTGGTCCGAGGGGCTCGCTCACTACGTCGAGGCGCACGCCGTCCGTTTGCCGGCCGAGTTCGTCGCCCACGTCCAGCAGCGGCTCGACCGCGATGAGGCCGTCGCTGTCGACCGACAGTGGTGGTGCGCGCAGGCGCCGACGGGGACAGAGCGGCACTGGCCGGAGTGGCGGGTTCGCGTCGAGAGCGTGCCGCCGGATCGCCGGGCGTTCGTCGCGCGGGAGCTGGCCTACGCGTCGGGCGGCTCCGAGCAGGAGCTGATCGCGGAGCTCGACGCGCGAGGCTCGGCCACGGTCACGGTCGCGGAGGAGTGGAACCTCGCCGCGTTGAAGTCGAGCTTCGCGGGATGCGGCGTCGAGCTGATCGTGGAGGTGCGCGAGGTCCCTGCTCCGGCCGAGCTGCTCGGCTAGGCTCGTGACGCGTCTCGCGCTCAGCGATGCGCGAGGAGGTCCGCGAGGATCCGCTCCGCTTCGGTCCAGAGGATGGCGCCGCCCGCGCCGGGTACGACGGTCCTGCGGGCGCCGGGGATGCGCGCCGCGAGCGACAGGCCGAGGTCCGGTGAGTGCACGGGGCTGGTGTCGAGCTCGCCGTACCAGAGGTGGACGGGGACGGTGATCTCGGCCGGGTCGAAGGACCAGCGCCGCATGGCGAGGAGGGTGTCGCGGGCGTAGCCGTCGGCGCCCTGGGCGAAGCCCTCCTCCATCGCGCGCCTCAGCGCCGCGTCGAAGTCGGGCTCCGAGTAGACCAGTCGGTCGGCGTCGCCGGTCATCGACCGCACCATGGCATGCAGCTGCGCGGCGTTCAGCTGCCTGAACATGGCCTCGGCGCCGTCCGGGTCGGTGGCCGCCTGCTCCACCAGCGCGCGCAGCTCATCGGGGAGGGCGGAGGCGTGGGCGGGCGCGGCGATCTCGTCGCCGCCGGAGACGATCGCGGCCGCGCTGACGTCGCCCCTCGCGGCGCAGGCGAGGGCGAACGGCGCGCCCTGGGAGAAGCCGACGATGACCGGGGACGAGAGCGCGCGCGCCCGCTGCAGCGCGACGACGTCTCCCGCCCAGTCGATCAGCTCGCGGCCGGGCGCGGGGTCGGAGTGGCCGAGGCCCGGGCGGTCGAGGCCGATGAGTCGGGCCCCGAGCCGCTCGAGCACGTCGGCGCCGAAGCCGAGGCGCGAGCTCGCGCCGGCGCCCGGGCAGAAGAGCACGGGCCTGCCGTCCGCCGGACCCCACTCGGACCACCCGAGGTGGCGCCCGCTCGGCAGCCGCGTCCGACCCCGCCGCTCCGGCTCCACGACGACGCGCGCGGTCATGTCGACTCCTGCGAAGCAGGGAGGGTGTTCGATGTAGTGGGGGAGGTCATGTTGGCTCTTCCAGCGCGGCGAACGCGCGCCTCCGATGAGGCTCGGAGCATCCGACCAGGCTCCGCGCCGACGCAAGGCCCATGCGTGCGCCCGGCCGCGTGAATCCGTGCGAGGCTCGACCGAGGGGCCGCAAAGGAGGTTCTGAGATGGGCGCGTGGGGAATGGCACCGTGGGACAACGACAGCGCCGCGGACTGGTTCGGTGATCTCTTCGAGGCCGCGCCGCTCGCTCAGTTCGTCGAAGAGACGCTGCGACGCGATGCGCGCGCCAGCCCCGACCAGGTGCGCGCGGCCGCCGCGCTGCTCGTGATGCTCGGCCGCACGTACGTCTGGCCACGCAAGGCGCTCGAGGGCCACCTCTCGCTCGCCATCGCGCAGATGAAGATCGTTCGCGAAGCGCACCAGGGAGACCCGGAGTGGGAGGCGGCGGTGGACTCCGAGCTCGCGGTGCTCGAAGCGCGCCTCGCGAACGACCCCTCCGCACCTTCGCCTCCCCGCCCGAGCGG encodes:
- a CDS encoding DUF4259 domain-containing protein; the encoded protein is MGAWGMAPWDNDSAADWFGDLFEAAPLAQFVEETLRRDARASPDQVRAAAALLVMLGRTYVWPRKALEGHLSLAIAQMKIVREAHQGDPEWEAAVDSELAVLEARLANDPSAPSPPRPSGWERFWSR
- a CDS encoding alpha/beta fold hydrolase, with amino-acid sequence MTARVVVEPERRGRTRLPSGRHLGWSEWGPADGRPVLFCPGAGASSRLGFGADVLERLGARLIGLDRPGLGHSDPAPGRELIDWAGDVVALQRARALSSPVIVGFSQGAPFALACAARGDVSAAAIVSGGDEIAAPAHASALPDELRALVEQAATDPDGAEAMFRQLNAAQLHAMVRSMTGDADRLVYSEPDFDAALRRAMEEGFAQGADGYARDTLLAMRRWSFDPAEITVPVHLWYGELDTSPVHSPDLGLSLAARIPGARRTVVPGAGGAILWTEAERILADLLAHR
- a CDS encoding AAA family ATPase, which translates into the protein MKLKSIQLERFRQFKDTTFEFGDVNVLVGPNNSGKTSVLHAIRAFFGLMHGHVRFEGTPPRAKYHRRFLAGPEEVAPAPDLRELWHQQQVGQPLKLKATFTDGAEFVVMLRQQFGQIHVSTEPLPAGLTAAKATAYLGQPVAFIPGLVGVLVEEPFATLARRNSLATQGRYSEIFRSSLVQLRERDSDAVAKINESLGDLFGITVTQIIFDMDTDEHVTVRYKQDGVEYDVVSSGSGLQQIIQVLTYLYLAKPKFLLIDEPDAHLHSKLQARLGAVLRQVAKDLDAQLFVSTHSVDLADTFQTDQVMVVDRGKDRIAALGNQSGLVEHLVDAGVVDVSSLSRILASRRLVVIEDKDQTVLKAIDKTIGSPLYSSSSSSYVLPAKGVSNFRAIGDLGRVLSGLTGTPFEIVFVQDRDGMPDFMEEQFLESQSQDGVAPRVLGRHEIESYLIDPGLIAAARDRVGLPLEAADAESAILAAADDLKAEARRMARETARGINRHLDDGKKWKDAQLEIDVDRWFDGLDLRSLDVVRTVFPGKELLKETLKRVNDGAAKQVTRGTLIAALDAGVIPDTLKDFLSKLA
- a CDS encoding DUF4240 domain-containing protein is translated as MDEPKFWELIDASRARCKPSSTDPTDQQGAILVELLAELPATEVAEFDQIFRRLHAAAYTWDLWAAAYIIEGGCSDDGFIDFRSGLIGLGRKVYEDAVRDPETLASQPARGVDFSNEQLMYAAMEAYESLVHDELPIYEGRQPAEPAGKPWDEESVNEKYPALARKFAGG